The segment ACCAGCCAGCTTAATCCCAAGGTATTATGCAGATCTACTGCTCTTTCAAAACCAAAGAGCTTGAAAACTCCGTGAACTTCCATCCCTGTGATCATAAGCATGATGATCAGTATGGACTGAGTCCAGTGCCAGAAACGCTCGAACCGTGAATACAGATATATCTTTTTCATATTATTATGTGTTGCAGCCATGACTAGTCCTCCTTGCGTCCCTTTATGAAGATTCGCCCGAGTGCATGCAGAACAACTCCCACAACGGAAGCTATTACGATGAACCAGCCGCCCGCATCCACAACACGATTCGCATCACGTCCCGGCATATAAAACGAAGTTAGACTGCTCAAACGACTTTGCTTGCTGTGACACGCTTCACAGGCAAGAACGTTATCCTTAGGAGCAACCATATGTGTGATAGGATAAACATATTCAGTATCTACAAAACCGACATCTCCGCTGAAAGGAAGCCCCGCATAAGCCATTCCGGCAGCGGTTGCCTTAGTCCAGTCATATCCCTTCCAATATGCAGCCTTGTCCTTACCGAACAAGTGCGGAATTACCATATTCTTATTAACCACGTCGTAAGGAGTCTTTCCGCGATGCACCTTGAAAGGCATAATACGCGACTTATGATCCTTACTGCTTCCGATAGGTCTGCTGACCTTCACAGAAGCTCCGGGATCAATAATAGTCTTGGCGGTAATGGATTCTATTGTGCCGTTAAACCAGTAATATTCAGGGATAACATTCTTTTCCCAGCGCATGTCGCCTTTCTTGCTCATATACGTAGGCTTGCCCCACTCACCCTTGACCACATAAGGCTTGCCGTCCTTCATCTTACCGGCCTGCGACCAGTCCCACCACATTTTGGTTGGCAGTTCCCGTGCAAAAGTAGGGATATGGCAACTCTGACAGGCGACCTTGTCAGTATGATCATTAAGCTTCATACCAATCTCGGACTTATGCGGAGTTGCGCTGTGGCAGGACTCACACATAATCTTTGCACCAAGGTCATCTTCGAGCAGAGACTTACGATCCACAGCCGCCGGATTTGAATAAATACGGCCCGCAATCTGATGCTTCACAGTTGTATGACAACGGGAACATTCAAAATTCTGCCCCTTCGTGCTCATGTGAACATCAAGATTCTTGCTCGGCATACGCATGGATGAATCAAGATCACCATGCTTTACGCCGTCACCACCGCCACCGTAGAAATGACACGTTCCACAATTAGCACGGGTCGGACGACTGACAGACTGTGCAACCTTGTTCCATTCTGGTGACTTATAAAATTTACCGTTCCCCTTAAACAACTTCCCCGGCGCTGGGGCAGGATTACCCGCTCCGGCTGGAAACTTCTTATAAGTTCCGGTCTGTTCGTGACAAACCAGACAGTCGATCTTTTCTTCCGACTTAAAATCAAAATCCTTATTTTTCCAGCCATATCCGGCATGGCAGGAAGTACAGCGAGGTTCATTGGATTGAATGCTGATACAAAAATTATTAACAACAAGCCCCCCCTTGCCTATACCCATTTCTTTTTCAGCCTTGGGGTCGAGCCATGTCCAGTGAATAGTTTTGTGAAACTGATGTCCGGCCTCTGTATGACAGGTCAGACAAGCCTTTGTAACTTCAGGACCGCTTTTAAATGGCTGCTTAAGGGCATCAAATTTCGAATGGTCCGCAGTAATCCAAAGTTCTTTACCCTTTGTCGCCTGACGAGCCATTTCTATGCCCGGAGCATCATCACCGGCTCCAAAAGCCGGACCACATAAAAACACAACTGCCACCAGTGCTAAGACTGATCTTCTTATGAACCTCATTACCACCCTCCATCTTTTGTAAGCCCGGAAAAGTTAAAAAACCTTACCACCTTCAAAGTATGATGAACGCCCCCGAATAAGGGCTGTCAACGCAGTAATCCCGAGAAGAATCGCAAAACTTAAATGTGTCCAATCAATCATCATAACCGTAAACGGGTCCATGGTTACGTATGGAAGATTCTTAATTACACGGAAAACACCCGTAAAAATTACGGCAGCAAAAAGCGAAGCACGCACGACACCGCAGCGCGATAACTGCAAAGTATTCCGTTTGCTCAAAATATAAACCGTAGCCAAATACATGACCATAAAGATTAACACTGCGCCCAAAGCGTAATGAAGTTTATTAGTGAGATAAAAATCGGCAAGCCAGCCCAGACCGGGAAGATCCGAGATGTAATATCTTTTAAAAATAGGCATCTGGGCGGCTCCGGTAAGAGCCATGAAAAATACTATTATTTTAAATAAACGAGTGAATATAATGTTACTCATTGTTCTTCCCCTTTGCGGAGGAGGACAGGTAATTCCCTACCTTGATAATTCCGGCGGCAATACCGGCTAACGGAGCAATAGCAATCGCTGTTGCAAGAGTTTCCTCATCAGCCATTGAATCAGCTACCGGCTGCAAACCGGGCTTTCCAGCTCCCTTATCAATTGCTCCGTTCAAAAGATCAAAAGGAACAGGGGATACATAAAT is part of the Maridesulfovibrio ferrireducens genome and harbors:
- a CDS encoding tetrathionate reductase family octaheme c-type cytochrome, with product MRFIRRSVLALVAVVFLCGPAFGAGDDAPGIEMARQATKGKELWITADHSKFDALKQPFKSGPEVTKACLTCHTEAGHQFHKTIHWTWLDPKAEKEMGIGKGGLVVNNFCISIQSNEPRCTSCHAGYGWKNKDFDFKSEEKIDCLVCHEQTGTYKKFPAGAGNPAPAPGKLFKGNGKFYKSPEWNKVAQSVSRPTRANCGTCHFYGGGGDGVKHGDLDSSMRMPSKNLDVHMSTKGQNFECSRCHTTVKHQIAGRIYSNPAAVDRKSLLEDDLGAKIMCESCHSATPHKSEIGMKLNDHTDKVACQSCHIPTFARELPTKMWWDWSQAGKMKDGKPYVVKGEWGKPTYMSKKGDMRWEKNVIPEYYWFNGTIESITAKTIIDPGASVKVSRPIGSSKDHKSRIMPFKVHRGKTPYDVVNKNMVIPHLFGKDKAAYWKGYDWTKATAAGMAYAGLPFSGDVGFVDTEYVYPITHMVAPKDNVLACEACHSKQSRLSSLTSFYMPGRDANRVVDAGGWFIVIASVVGVVLHALGRIFIKGRKED
- a CDS encoding iron-sulfur cluster-binding protein, whose amino-acid sequence is MSNIIFTRLFKIIVFFMALTGAAQMPIFKRYYISDLPGLGWLADFYLTNKLHYALGAVLIFMVMYLATVYILSKRNTLQLSRCGVVRASLFAAVIFTGVFRVIKNLPYVTMDPFTVMMIDWTHLSFAILLGITALTALIRGRSSYFEGGKVF